The stretch of DNA AAGGTCGATAGTAAAGACAAAATCATGGAAACTAAAGCTCTGGAACTTTCCAGCCAGGGCGGCTGCTTATTAAGCTGGAGAGAAAAAGCATTCAATTACGATTTATTTTTAATTTGcaatggtcaaaaaaaagaagcttctTTTAAGAAAAGAGGAGTATGCCCTCCTCAGAGGAGAAAACGAGGaattcaaagttaaaaaaaaacaaataacacATAGAGCAGATCATGTGAATGTTCATTCAAGCCATCACTGAGTTTATAAGCATTCTATAAGAGCAAAGTTCATCCATCGAATCCCATTAATGAACACATTGACCTGGCCAAATCAGCGAATTGACATGCCGACAAATAGGTTTCAGGGCCTCAACGCCTCGACATCGAACAGCCCTTCTAATTCAATTTAAACTTCGCTTCTTAACATTGAGCTTTGAGCAATTGGCAGTGTCGGCctgaaattgttcaaaaacgAAGACTTCTCGTCATGACCAACCCGTGCACCGCCTTTTATCCAGACGTCCTCGATCATCCCTTACCTAGCCTTGGTCCATGCCAATCTCAATCTCGGCCGAAGGGACCTGCCTAGAGCTCTTGAACACGTTCGGTTTGGCCTACCTTTTCGAGCAAAAACTTGACACAGGGGGCGTGTCCTTCCCAAATGGCGGCCAAAATGGGGGCGATACCGTGCTTGTCCCGAATGTCGAGTTGAGCCCCGCGGGACACCAAATACTGCAACACCTCCAATTGGCCGTAATCCGACGCGAAATGAATCGGGCAACGCCCATCGATCGACTCATTCACATCCAAATGCTGAAACCCAAATTgcatcatcattcattcatgccttCCTTCATCGATCGAGCAAGAAGTCATCCCCAAAGTCATGACTGACATGCAATGCAGCTCGCTCGCTAGCTCACCTTGACTTCCACCAATTCCCGCACTTTGTCCAGATCGCCGTTCTTGACCGCCCACATTAAGTCGCTCCCGGACATGGCGATATCTCACACCCAACGTCACGATACACAGGATACACAGGATACACACGGAATGACTGAAGGATCGCGATGAACCACCCGGTGAATGTGATTAATCATAGACCACAAAGTAAGGAGGACACACAAACAGCGTTGCCAGCCCAGGAACgcattttcaagccaaattcGAGCTCCATAGTAACCAGTTGAAGGCCAATGCGTTGTTATTTGCTGGATGACAGATTCGCCAGGAGATCGATTTGCACTACTACTAATTACCGTCAAAAGCACCTTGGATGGCATTTTCAGATCCCCTGCGGTCTTTGAATCGGATGAATAAATGTGTAAATGGCTCATACATGAAATGGAGATTTGACACCGAGGTCAAATGCCATAAATTGTCATAAGTGACAATGAAATATTGGTGGCAAGCATTTATTTTGTGGTTCATTGTGCTTGAAAAAAGAGCCACTCTCGAAATGTTCACCTCCGCGGGGATCTGGTGGCAACGCTAAATGCACAGACagcaaacaatgaatgaagtgcCACcagagaaatgaaagaaaaaagcgCGATACAATTTCTGATATAGGCAAGATCataaaccattgaaaattatggacgtacctcgaccaagactagtcataacaaaaagccacttcagccgcaattacctttaggctgcctgtagaaactttggtccgatttgttagtcaagatatcagggctgccaggcatatgttaaaaattgcgttttcttaaGCTTCAAGCCAGCTATGAACAGGACGAGCATGAAACATGACCAGAttaatggtgcagccctgatgactagtcttggtcatcgagagATAAACGtcattctccaccaattagttggcggtgcttatttttaaatttgtggcaaaatattaaaaggtttagatggagactttaagggttatcaatatcgtgttaggttaggtaaggttagattaggtttgattaggtcagggtaagatttaaaaaagtagcgccgccaactaatcggtggagaataacgtttacctcatcgagatacgtccataattttcagtggtctatggcaAGATCTACGATTTGGTTAAAACTGCGTTGTTTCAACCCATTGAAATGGTAAAGTTAGCTCTGCACGCATTGTTGAGTCCTGTTTTTGTTCTGTTATTTTAACATTTGTaaatcttcaatttcaagacgTCTTGTTTCTCAACCTTATTATCTAGTCTGTCCCAAAAATCCGTTTCACCCCAAATAGTCAtgcgctttaaaaaactgatAACAAGTAGAATCAAAAAACTGTCCTATATTTCATCTTTTAAAAGCTCATAGTACATTGAATCGCGTATTTTCCAGTGCGTTTGTGAAAGGGCAAAAAACGTCAGCAAAAAAACGCAATCTTCACACGAAAGTGCAAGGTAAAGTAAGATATGGTGGCTCTGAACGGGCTCCTATATGCAATCCGTTGCCACACAAGCTGGAAGCAGGGGAGAAATTGATCATCCGCTAACCACCTTACATGATAGCTGGAATGTTGGGTATAAAAAGCACCATACTTTGACGCTTTAACAGTACTAGAATATAATAAGCGCTCATTTGATCACAAATGCGTTGTAACAAATAATATTATCAATAACTCTTCATGATTTTTGAGTGACTTTTCATAGATTTTGAAAGGGTactttttatcaaattgaTCTCGGTTACACATAAAATTTTTCAGTATTCTACTATAATGATGGGCCGTCACTTGAACCCTTGGGCGGTAGAAGAAGTCTGATGTGGCCATTTTATGTTTAGACATAATCAGCAATATTTTTGTAGTTGGtgtgctagggtcggaggggtgagcctcccccggccagcgaagctagccatccCATCATCCGTCTAAATTTCCAATGGGCAATGTGTatgtccgtatcagattggtctGGGGGATCTGtggtctgtgggtgtggttagcgtctataagtttccttgagaaaggtcggggaggagaatcaaaccaaggACCTCTCtaatg from Tigriopus californicus strain San Diego chromosome 3, Tcal_SD_v2.1, whole genome shotgun sequence encodes:
- the LOC131878476 gene encoding myotrophin-like; this translates as MSGSDLMWAVKNGDLDKVRELVEVKHLDVNESIDGRCPIHFASDYGQLEVLQYLVSRGAQLDIRDKHGIAPILAAIWEGHAPCVKFLLEKGCSKNGSTPDGQSYLEAAESSEIKSMLK